The following coding sequences are from one Streptomyces sp. NBC_00536 window:
- a CDS encoding acyl carrier protein: MSDTTAPPATADAAEVRTWLRECVATYVRLPAEDIDVNLPLSEYGLDSVYVLSLCADIEDRYGIEVEPTLLWDHPAIGPIAEALTPLLAAR; the protein is encoded by the coding sequence ATGTCCGACACCACCGCTCCCCCGGCCACGGCCGATGCCGCAGAGGTCCGCACCTGGCTGCGCGAATGCGTGGCCACCTACGTCCGGCTTCCCGCCGAGGACATCGACGTGAACCTGCCGCTGTCCGAGTACGGCCTCGACTCGGTGTACGTGCTGAGCCTGTGCGCCGACATCGAGGACCGCTACGGCATCGAGGTCGAGCCCACCCTGCTCTGGGACCACCCCGCCATCGGCCCGATCGCCGAGGCGCTGACCCCGCTGCTCGCCGCCCGCTGA
- a CDS encoding cytochrome P450, with translation MQNESADPAPQINLVDPGLYAHGDPFVQWRWLRANDPVYWHPPTELPGFWALTRYEDIRTAYRDAETFSSARGILLRPAEHGADPGGGRTLALTDAPRHRQLRGLVDEWFSVRSIRALEHEMSDITKNIVDKALAQGSCDFVSDVAARVPLYVICKMMGVPESDWEYLYDLTSQAFAAGDPLERRFAHLNILGYFEELQAEKAARPGDDLVSVLATGSVDGERLSPDDVILNCDNLLVGGTENTRIAAAGGMLAFLEHPDQWQQLADDPALLPSAVEEVMRWTSTATHILRTATRRTEIHGKTIEAGDPVVFWLPSANRDETVFDSPDTFTIARKPNRHLALGFGEHFCLGSMLARVELRLLYGELLDRKVRVEADGAATLLDSIVVNGPEKLPVKLTLS, from the coding sequence ATGCAGAACGAGTCGGCCGATCCGGCGCCGCAGATCAATCTGGTGGATCCCGGGCTCTACGCGCACGGCGATCCGTTCGTGCAGTGGCGCTGGCTCCGCGCCAATGATCCGGTGTATTGGCATCCGCCGACGGAGCTTCCCGGATTCTGGGCCCTGACCCGGTACGAGGACATCCGCACCGCCTACCGCGACGCGGAGACCTTCAGTTCCGCGCGGGGCATCCTGCTCCGGCCGGCCGAGCACGGCGCGGACCCCGGTGGCGGCCGCACCCTCGCCCTGACCGACGCGCCGCGCCATCGGCAGCTGCGCGGGCTGGTGGACGAGTGGTTCTCCGTGCGCTCGATCCGCGCGCTGGAACACGAGATGTCCGACATCACCAAGAACATCGTGGACAAGGCGCTCGCACAGGGCAGTTGCGACTTCGTGTCCGACGTCGCGGCCCGGGTCCCGCTGTATGTGATCTGCAAGATGATGGGCGTGCCGGAGTCCGACTGGGAGTACCTCTACGACCTGACCAGCCAGGCCTTCGCGGCCGGCGACCCCCTCGAACGCCGGTTCGCCCACCTGAACATCCTCGGCTACTTCGAGGAACTCCAGGCGGAGAAGGCGGCGCGGCCGGGGGACGACCTGGTCAGCGTGCTGGCGACGGGTTCCGTCGACGGCGAGCGTCTCAGCCCCGACGACGTGATCCTCAACTGCGACAACCTGCTCGTCGGCGGCACCGAGAACACCCGGATCGCCGCCGCCGGCGGAATGCTCGCGTTCCTCGAACACCCGGATCAGTGGCAGCAGTTGGCGGACGATCCGGCCCTGCTGCCGTCGGCGGTGGAGGAGGTCATGCGCTGGACGTCCACCGCCACGCACATCCTGCGGACCGCCACCCGGAGGACCGAGATCCACGGCAAGACGATCGAGGCCGGTGACCCGGTCGTCTTCTGGCTGCCGTCCGCCAACCGCGACGAGACGGTCTTCGATTCCCCGGACACCTTCACCATCGCCCGCAAGCCCAACCGGCACCTGGCCCTGGGCTTCGGCGAGCACTTCTGCCTCGGCAGCATGCTGGCGAGGGTCGAACTGCGCCTGCTCTACGGCGAGTTGCTCGACCGGAAGGTGCGGGTGGAGGCGGACGGCGCGGCCACGCTGCTGGACTCGATCGTCGTCAACGGCCCGGAGAAGCTCCCCGTCAAGCTGACACTTTCCTGA
- a CDS encoding acyl-CoA dehydrogenase family protein: MSADAAQWPSGLPAALAEMMESAAAAGDAFGAPRSAALDAAEAFPDEECALLDASGLPRAYVPERLGGVPGGLPELLNALREVARRDVTVAVAHGKTFLGSVSTWVAGTEEQQRALARLVTDEHAVVSWGLTERGVGSDLLAGTMTATPEPDGGWRITGEKWPINNATRGRLICVLARTDPAGGPRGFSLFLVDKSTLPQGAWEPLAKEPTHGIRGADISGLRLSGAPVGADALIGEVGDGLGIVLRSLQLTRTLCAALSLGAGEHALRLVGEFAAQRELYGTRLALLPLARRVLGRAAASLALADAAALLGGRSAHGLPGEMSTVSATVKAGVPWIVQQVIDDLAELLGARGFLTEHHADGMFQKLERDHRIVAVFDGSTAVNRSLLISQFPLLARLIRKGSYDGPGLAAVTGGAPLPELDPTALRLVSRTGCSIVQAVPDAAARIADLAAAGSVPPRAAELAGLLREQTAAVAEAMAELPPTGKNAPAAAFAVARRFEACFAGAAVLHLLAAPGGTDRAVVLTAALERCLELLVPGHRPPSDAYEPLVPTVAHSVEEPVR, translated from the coding sequence GTGAGCGCCGACGCAGCCCAGTGGCCGTCCGGGCTCCCCGCGGCACTGGCCGAGATGATGGAGAGCGCGGCCGCCGCGGGTGACGCCTTCGGCGCGCCCCGCAGCGCCGCCCTGGACGCCGCCGAGGCGTTCCCCGACGAGGAATGCGCGCTGCTGGACGCCTCCGGCCTGCCGCGTGCCTACGTACCCGAACGCCTCGGCGGGGTACCGGGCGGCCTGCCCGAGCTGCTGAACGCGTTGCGCGAGGTGGCCCGGCGCGATGTCACGGTCGCCGTGGCGCACGGCAAGACCTTCCTCGGCTCCGTGTCCACCTGGGTGGCCGGGACCGAGGAGCAGCAGCGGGCCCTGGCCCGGCTGGTGACCGACGAGCACGCGGTCGTCTCGTGGGGCCTGACCGAGCGGGGCGTGGGCAGCGACCTGCTGGCCGGAACCATGACCGCCACCCCGGAGCCGGACGGAGGGTGGCGGATCACCGGGGAGAAGTGGCCGATCAACAACGCCACCCGGGGCAGGCTCATCTGTGTCCTGGCGCGCACCGATCCGGCGGGCGGTCCCCGCGGATTCAGTCTGTTCCTGGTCGACAAGTCCACCCTCCCGCAGGGGGCGTGGGAGCCGCTGGCCAAGGAGCCGACGCACGGGATCCGCGGCGCCGACATCAGCGGACTGCGCCTGTCCGGCGCACCGGTCGGGGCCGACGCCCTCATCGGAGAGGTCGGCGACGGGCTGGGGATCGTCCTGCGCTCGCTCCAGCTGACCCGCACCCTGTGCGCGGCGCTCTCCCTGGGCGCCGGTGAGCACGCGCTGCGGCTGGTCGGCGAGTTCGCCGCCCAGCGCGAGCTGTACGGCACCCGGCTGGCCCTGCTGCCGCTGGCCCGGCGCGTCCTGGGCCGGGCCGCCGCGTCGCTGGCCCTGGCCGACGCCGCGGCCCTGCTCGGCGGCCGCAGCGCGCACGGACTCCCCGGCGAGATGAGCACCGTCTCGGCGACCGTCAAGGCCGGCGTGCCGTGGATCGTCCAGCAGGTCATCGACGATCTCGCAGAACTCCTGGGCGCACGCGGCTTCCTGACGGAACATCATGCCGACGGCATGTTCCAGAAGCTGGAGCGCGACCACCGGATCGTGGCCGTCTTCGACGGCAGCACGGCGGTCAACCGCTCGCTGCTCATCTCCCAGTTCCCGCTCTTGGCCCGGCTGATCCGCAAGGGGTCCTACGACGGGCCCGGGCTCGCCGCGGTCACCGGCGGGGCACCGCTGCCCGAGCTGGACCCCACGGCCTTGCGCCTGGTGAGCCGCACCGGCTGCAGCATCGTCCAGGCCGTACCGGACGCCGCCGCGCGGATCGCCGACCTGGCGGCCGCGGGCAGCGTACCGCCGCGCGCGGCGGAGCTGGCCGGTCTGCTCCGCGAGCAGACGGCAGCGGTCGCCGAGGCCATGGCGGAGCTGCCGCCGACCGGCAAGAACGCGCCCGCCGCCGCCTTCGCGGTGGCCCGGCGGTTCGAGGCGTGCTTCGCCGGCGCCGCCGTCCTGCACCTGCTCGCCGCACCCGGCGGGACGGACCGCGCCGTGGTGCTGACCGCCGCCCTGGAACGGTGCCTGGAACTGCTGGTACCCGGCCACCGGCCGCCGTCCGACGCCTACGAGCCCCTCGTCCCGACAGTCGCGCACTCCGTGGAGGAACCGGTCCGATGA
- a CDS encoding acyl-CoA dehydrogenase, which yields MTLVDPAGTTSPAASPDPVDRLEALFGDAGAPGNPVGRDAVLAADAEGAMLSAGEELLDGFGLNAHFVPEALGGRFTGPEDLIGVMRAVYRRDPALGLGYGTGSFMAAVNVWTSGSTRQQTWLAGHLLSGGRVACGYHELAHGNDFARAELTALPGPDGQLLVNGRKEVVANLGRAGAMVLFARTDEGPGSRSHSQLLLETARLAPAALTRLPRFATVGMRGVPLGGIEFTDCPVPADAVVGTPGHGLETAQRSFQLTRIALPGMTLGLLDTALRTALRGALGRNLYGGTAADLSLSRTVLAEAFADLLLADAFVTVAARAAHTAPAQSTVYASAVKLLVPALLMGAVSRLSELLGSQFYLRSGEQPLFQKLQRDVLPSAFGHASRVSCQAALLPQLPLTARRTWSADDGPALPATTFRPGEQLPQLDFGALKVTGGGRDPLSRTLLQGAERRTGEDGAIAARASEYAAEVRALSAEAARLTPDQLGPAAPPHAFDLTTRWAGVLAAAACLGLWWERPDGGQGPGAEPAWVLAALHRLGVHTGRHHDPLPQPLSEVLYAELLRRHDAGLTFDHARRSTGA from the coding sequence ATGACTCTCGTCGACCCCGCAGGGACCACGTCCCCCGCGGCATCCCCGGACCCGGTCGACCGGCTGGAGGCGCTCTTCGGCGACGCGGGCGCCCCCGGAAACCCGGTCGGCCGCGACGCGGTGCTGGCGGCCGACGCCGAAGGCGCCATGCTGTCGGCCGGTGAAGAGCTGCTCGACGGGTTCGGGCTGAACGCACACTTCGTCCCCGAGGCCCTGGGCGGCCGGTTCACCGGCCCCGAGGACCTCATCGGGGTGATGCGCGCCGTCTACCGGCGCGATCCCGCCCTGGGCCTCGGCTACGGCACCGGATCCTTCATGGCCGCCGTCAACGTCTGGACCTCGGGCAGCACGCGGCAGCAGACCTGGCTCGCCGGGCACCTGCTCTCCGGCGGACGGGTGGCCTGCGGCTACCACGAGCTGGCCCACGGCAACGACTTCGCACGGGCCGAACTGACCGCCCTGCCCGGCCCCGACGGGCAGCTGCTCGTCAACGGCCGCAAGGAAGTGGTCGCCAACCTCGGCCGGGCCGGAGCCATGGTGCTCTTCGCCCGCACCGACGAGGGCCCCGGCAGCCGCAGCCACTCCCAGCTCCTGCTGGAAACGGCGCGGCTGGCACCGGCCGCCCTCACCCGGCTGCCCCGCTTCGCCACCGTCGGCATGCGCGGCGTACCGCTCGGCGGCATCGAGTTCACCGACTGCCCCGTCCCGGCGGACGCTGTCGTCGGAACTCCCGGGCACGGCCTGGAGACGGCCCAGCGCTCCTTCCAGCTGACGCGGATCGCGCTGCCCGGCATGACCCTGGGCCTGCTCGACACCGCGCTGCGCACCGCCCTGCGCGGGGCCCTCGGCCGCAACCTGTACGGCGGCACCGCCGCCGACCTGTCACTGTCCCGGACGGTGCTCGCCGAGGCCTTCGCCGACCTGCTGCTGGCGGACGCGTTCGTCACCGTGGCCGCCCGCGCGGCCCACACCGCTCCCGCGCAGAGCACCGTCTACGCCTCGGCGGTCAAACTCCTCGTCCCGGCGCTGCTGATGGGCGCGGTCAGCAGGCTCTCCGAACTGCTCGGCTCGCAGTTCTACCTGCGCTCCGGGGAGCAGCCGCTCTTCCAGAAGCTGCAACGCGACGTCCTGCCCTCGGCGTTCGGGCACGCCTCCCGGGTCTCGTGCCAGGCCGCACTGCTGCCGCAGCTGCCCCTGACCGCGCGCCGGACCTGGAGCGCGGACGACGGGCCGGCGCTCCCGGCCACGACGTTCCGGCCCGGGGAGCAGTTGCCGCAGCTGGACTTCGGCGCCCTCAAGGTCACCGGGGGCGGGCGCGACCCGCTCTCCCGCACGCTGCTCCAGGGCGCGGAACGGCGTACCGGGGAGGACGGTGCGATCGCCGCGCGGGCGTCCGAGTACGCCGCCGAGGTACGGGCACTGTCCGCCGAGGCGGCCCGCCTGACCCCCGACCAGCTGGGCCCCGCCGCACCGCCCCACGCCTTCGACCTGACGACCCGCTGGGCCGGGGTGCTCGCCGCCGCGGCCTGCCTGGGCCTGTGGTGGGAACGGCCGGACGGCGGGCAGGGACCGGGCGCCGAGCCCGCGTGGGTGCTCGCGGCCCTGCACCGCCTGGGCGTCCACACCGGACGCCACCACGACCCGCTCCCGCAGCCGCTGAGCGAGGTCCTCTACGCGGAACTGCTCCGGCGTCACGACGCCGGTCTCACCTTCGACCACGCCCGCCGCTCCACGGGCGCCTGA